One genomic region from Calypte anna isolate BGI_N300 chromosome 17, bCalAnn1_v1.p, whole genome shotgun sequence encodes:
- the FAM163B gene encoding protein FAM163B produces MTAGTVVITGGILATVILLCIIAVLCYCRLQYYCCKKDESEEDEEEPDFAVHSRIPPLHCNRNVVLTNGPSLYSSSSSPFGKKPAPGRPSCPSCTPYEPPTFFLQEPPEDLHNGGDRVSYKALSQDLEDLDLPVSVGNLNPMNPMNPMNPMALNPNRLSAMREAFSRSRSISTDV; encoded by the exons ATGACAGCCGGGACCGTGGTCATCACAGGTGGAATATTAGCGACTGTCATTTTGCTCTGTATCATCGCTGTCCTCTGCTACTGTAGGCTCCAG TATTACTGCTGCAAGAAGGATGAGTCCGAGGAGGACGAGGAGGAGCCCGACTTCGCCGTGCACTCCCGCATCCCGCCGCTCCACTGCAACCGCAACGTGGTGCTGACCAACGGGCCCTCCCtctactcctcctcctcctcccccttcgGCAAAAAACCCGCACCCGGCCGGcccagctgccccagctgcaCCCCCTACGAGCCCCCCACCTTCTTCCTGCAGGAGCCCCCCGAGGACCTGCACAACGGGGGGGACCGGGTGAGCTACAAGGCGCTGAGCCAGGATCTGGAGGATCTGGACCTCCCGGTGAGCGTGGGCAACCTCAACCCCATGAACCCCATGAACCCCATGAACCCCATGGCCCTCAACCCCAACCGCCTCTCGGCCATGCGGGAAGCCTTCTCCCGCAGCCGCAGCATCAGCACCGAcgtctga